In the Colletotrichum lupini chromosome 1, complete sequence genome, one interval contains:
- a CDS encoding glycosyl hydrolase family 7 encodes MIDASRFNLERGIETVCESLYNVSEAIRTLLAFVSSSQATRDILFRHSNSFFYVQTRLIIFTHSFLSSVLYRLDVRRYLITTMLTKVSALTALVAAVRAQQVCTLNAETKPALTWSNCAAGGACTKVDGSVTVDANWRWTHKTDGSTNCYTGNKWDTSICTTGEDCASKCCLDGADYSGTYGATTSGDALNLKFVQQGPYSKNIGSRMFLMDGTDKYQMFKLLGQEFTFDVDVSNLGCGLNGALYFVSMDADGGMSKFPTNKAGASHGTGYCDSQCPRDLKFIDGKANVEGWVPSSNDANAGVGNMGSCCSEMDIWEANSVSTAYTPHPCETVGQLSCNGDACGGTYSSTRYAGQCDPDGCDFNSYRQGNTTFYGKGSQFAIDTSKKITVVTQFVETGGALTDIKRFYVQDGKVFANSKSDITGVEGNSITTDYCTAQKKAFGDEDVFAQKGGLAQMGKALSEGMVLVMSVWDDHHSNMLWLDSTYPTNETGPGTARGTCGTDSGVPADVESQAPNSNVIFSNIKVGPIGSTFNSAGTAPLHTGTSSWPIKQKEALRLVSQCSFWNSDIDNCLYSRSHRIHNLMAKLIEQYFETHLSLGEEEASRLTREYYKTYGLAIEGLVRHHEIDPLDFNAKVDDALPLDDILKPDADLRALLEDIDTNKVKLSDWKSNSTAAYSRLRRGQLGALFTIIIASPTYG; translated from the exons ATGATCGATGCATCCCGG TTTAACCTTGAACGGGGAATCGAAACAGTATGTGAGAGTCTATATAATGTGTCCGAGGCCATCCGCACACTTTTGGCTTTCGTCTCCTCATCCCAAGCCACTCGCGACATTCTTTTCCGGCACTCCAATTCATTCTTTTATGTTCAGACCCGTCTGATCATCTTTACACACTCTTTTCTCTCATCCGTTCTTTATCGACTTGACGTCCGAAGATATCTCATCACCACCATGTTGACCAAGGTTTCTGCCCTCACGGCCCTCGTGGCCGCTGTTCGCGCGCAGCAGGTCTGCACGCTCAACGCGGAGACCAAGCCTGCGCTTACCTGGTCCAACTGCGCGGCCGGCGGCGCCTGCACCAAGGTCGACGGATCCGTCACCGTGGATGCCAACTGGCGCTGGACTCACAAGACCGACGGCAGCACCAACTGCTACACGGGCAACAAGTGGGACACCTCCATCTGCACCACCGGCGAGGACTGTGCCTCCAAGTGCTGCTTGGACGGAGCCGACTACTCCGGCACCTACGGCGCCACCACCAGCGGCGATGCCCTCAACCTCAAGTTTGTCCAGCAGGGCCCTTACAGCAAGAACATTGGTTCTCGCATGTTCCTCATGGACGGAACAGATAAGTACCAAATGTTCAAGCTCTTAGGCCAGGAGTTCACCTTTGACGTTGATGTCTCCAACCTTGGT TGCGGTCTGAACGGCGCCTTGTACTTCGTCTCCATGGACGCTGATGGCGGCATGTCCAAGTTCCCTACCAACAAGGCTGGTGCCTCCCATGGAACCGGCTACTGCGACAGCCAGTGCCCCCGCGACCTCAAGTTCATCGACGGCAAGGCCAACGTCGAGGGCTGGGTGCCTTCCTCCAACGACGCCAACGCCGGCGTCGGAAACATGGGCTCGTGCTGCTCCGAGATGGACATCTGGGAGGCCAACTCCGTCTCCACCGCCTACACGCCTCACCCCTGCGAGACGGTCGGCCAGCTGAGCTGCAACGGCGACGCCTGCGGAGGCACCTACAGCTCTACCCGCTACGCCGGCCAGTGCGACCCCGACGGATGCGACTTCAACAGCTACCGCCAGGGCAACACCACCTTCTACGGTAAGGGCTCCCAGTTCGCCATCGACACCTCCAAGAAGATCACCGTCGTCACGCAGTTCGTCGAGACCGGCGGCGCCCTCACCGACATCAAGCGCTTCTACGTCCAGGACGGCAAGGTCTTTGCCAACTCCAAGTCCGACATCACCGGCGTCGAGGGCAACTCCATCACCACGGACTACTGCACCGCCCAGAAGAAGGCTTTCGGCGATGAGGACGTCTTTGCGCAGAAGGGCGGTCTTGCGCAGATGGGCAAGGCTCTCTCTGAGGGTATGGTTCTCGTCATGTCTGTCTGGGATGACCACCACTCCAACATGCTCTGGCTGGACTCCACCTACCCTACCAACGAGACCGGCCCCGGCACCGCTCGCGGCACTTGCGGCACCGACTCTGGCGTTCCCGCCGATGTCGAGTCCCAGGCCCCCAACTCGAACGTCATCTTCTCCAACATCAAGGTCGGCCCCATCGGCTCTACCTTCAACAGCGCCGGAACTGCT CCACTGCACACAGGAACTTCATCATGGCCGATAAAACAAAAGGAAGCGCTACGGCTCGTAAGCCAGTGTTCTTTTT GGAACAGCGACATCGACAACTGTCTGTACTCTAGAA GTCACAGAATCCACAACCTCATGGCAAAGCTTATCGAGCAGTATTTTGAGACACACTTATCACTGGGAGAGGAGGAAGCCTCCAGATTGACGAGAGAATACTACAAGACATACGGCCTGGCAATCGAAGGCTTAGTCCGCCATCATGAAATAGACCCATTGGACTTCAACGCAAAGGTGGATGACGCGTTGCCTCTCGACGACATCCTAAAGCCCGATGCAGACCTCCGAGCGCTGTTGGAGGATATCGACACTAACAAAGTCAAActatcggattggaagtctaattcgaccgcggcatacagccgactgcgcaggggccaattgggggccctatttacgattattatagccagcccaacctacggttag